The Acipenser ruthenus chromosome 56, fAciRut3.2 maternal haplotype, whole genome shotgun sequence genome segment AAAAAGACTTTTATTGAATTTCTGAAAGTTTCCCTTTTTAATTAGACACGAAGGTACAGTAAAACTAGGAATAGACAATTGTTTCAACGTATGTCTTGGAATAACTCTGTGGGTAAATATGTTGAGAACACAGTGTGGGATTGTAAATATCGGTTTCTTATCGAGTAGATCTTGCAGACTAATTCATGGGAGTCTGTTATGCAATAATGATTTTAATAAGCTCACCTGTAATTAAACAAAGACTGCAGTAAATTGTTTGAAGTCTAgcaagtttaaaatgaaatagtAGTTTGGCTGTATAACCGACCTCAACACAGCTTAGCAATTAAACTCGCATATTTGATCTGAGGAGCCCTTTCCCCCCGAGAGGCTGTGCCGTGGTCTTGTTCAGGCTGTATGATGGAGGTGCTGCTAAAagttttggatgagctgcagGAGCCTGAATTTCGGAGGCTGAAGAGCAAGCTCTCTGAGCTGGCTGTGGACGAAGGCTACGACCGCATTCCCCGAGGACCTCTGGAGCTGGCCAGCAAGGAGCAGGTAGCCAGCCTGCTGCTGGATTACTATCCAGAGGATTACGCTGTGGAGCTCACACAACATGCCCTGAAGGCGATCAACAAGAGGAGGCTGTGCTGTGATCTTGTGAAACATTTGGCTGCAGGTGAGAAATGGGAGCGAGTTCACACAAGTATGAATATATACAGCGGTGgccttttgcatcacctagaattttaggattgagacataatttgaaatgtcatattttccCCCACAAGTCACAGAAAAATAAgtaccaatattattatttatttcttagcagacgcccttatccagggcgacttacagttgttacaagatatcatattatttttacatacaattccccatttatacagttgggtttttactggagcaatctaggtaaagtaccttggtcaagggtacagcagcagtgtcccccacctgggattgaacccacgaccctccggtcaagagtccagagccctaaccactactccacactgctgcccatgtttaatgctgaataatgttacgctaacatattgaattgcatacagctttgtagttttccccctaaactcaaaactgacaaattgaaacatttcaaaatctgaaatactgtactactattgtgaattccagtagacttttttgtatcattttgtagtttctttcattacatgatgttgaataaaagatataaattaaGTTCAgatagtgttatttatttatttattattttaaattgtctcaatcctaaacttttaggggatgcaaaacatttggccagagtTGTAGATGTAGGTTTACAATATGACTCCATGCACAttaggacagttcaggcttttcaactcacacccccaatgcattctggtaagtgtagtcctgctgtgaaaggtacctgagacaggaaGAGGGTTACAGTACCGGAACAAAATGGCAACAACACATGATTTACTAGGGGTgtggattgtattgcccatgtttcctcactcagaccccttgcttactaaacacccgggtatctctgaatagataaccgTCTCCTCTAAAAatagctaaatattttaatgagcaagacgtCTCACAAGTAGAACGGTCCCCCAAAAtgtttttctaggaaagcagcacaactggagatggggagtttgttgccggataaccTCACTCACTAAATATTAGACACTTAAGAACTATTGTTAATACCAAGTCTCATGAAGATTGCATACGTGGTCCTGCAGATATATGGAACAATGTGAAGTGTGATCCTCTCCACTGTATTCAGTGGCTTTCGTTAAACGGAATAGAAGGGCGAGATTTTcatgtgttctaatacatttttttttctcttttagcAAGAAACACCTGTTTCACCGTGAAACCCGCTGAAGCAAGTAAGTATATTCAAATCTAACTGGTCTCTTTTTATCAAGATCACATCTTTCTGTTGCTCATCACCCTTCCACTAGCCTATATGTTGTAGCTAAGGCTTCTGATTTCAACTCacctttaaaaattcaattgctacctgttaagccattcgggTATCTCGCGCACAACTGAGAAAAGTGTTATTGTCcttaaaattgatttaaattcccttttgtttctgtgaaacaactaaatgggcttttaaatggtaagtcttattttttttcatttaaaagcagaagcgactAGATATTGATGTAAATAGTTATGCAtagcgattgtaataaagtgtgtccagcataaaattctttatttttcatactagttttaataaagattagtcccTCATTAACATGCTGCGATCTcatttgtacgttctgcttgtaaataaacagggtccccgagggtctcccctggtaaaggcacggctacgtggtgtgcagggaggagtcacacagtcaggggagagcaggggtccccgagggtctcccctggtaaaggcacggccgcgtggtgtgcaggggggagtcacacagtcaggggagcgcaggggtccccgagggtctcccctggtaaaggcacggccgcgtggtgtgcaagggggagtcacacagtcaggggagcgcaggggtccccgagggtctcccctggtaaaggcacggccgcgtggtgtgcagggtgagtcacacagtcaggggagcgcaggggtccccgagggtctcccctggtaaaggcatggccgtgtggtgtgcagggtgagtcgcacagtcaggggagtgcaggggtccccgagggtctccccttgtaaaggcacggccgcgtggtgtgcaggggggagtcatacaatcaggggagcgcaggggtccccgagggtctcccctggtaaagcacggccgcgtggtgtgcagggggagtcacacagtcaggggagcacaggggtccccgagggtctcccctggtaaaggcacggccgcgtggtgtgcagggtgagtcacacagtcaggggagcgcaggggtcctcgagggtctcccctggtaaaggcacggctgcgtggtgtgcagggtgagtcacacagtcaggggagcgcaggggtcctcgagggtctcccctggtaaagacacagccacatggtgtgcagggggagtcacacagtcaggggagcgcaggggtcctcgagggtctcccctggtaaagacacagccacatggtgtgcagggggagtcacacagtcaggggagcgcaggggtcctcgagggtctcccctggtaaaggcacggccgcgtggtgtgcagggggagtcacacagtcaggggagcgcatgggtccccgagggtctcccctggtaaaggcacggccgcatggtgtgcagggggagtcacacagtcagttGAATGTAGCTTTAGATCCCCAGATTACAATTAATCCAAACTGGACGAGCgcttcttaatatatatatattaaactgtgtGAAGGATAGTCAGAAGGAGAGATACATATCAAAATGCAGTAATCATTTCTGTGCATCTTTTTCTTCCAGTTCGAAACCACAGCTGTCACTTATCTTGGGTTTTCAGAACCGTGCTACTGGTAAGATTCTATAATGAAAAATCTAACTAGTACACCAGGACTTAACCTTTATAAATCCAAATTTTTAATTGAGCTGCAAGTTACTATTAcattaactatatatatttttcaagtcACTGTCATAGGGACAGCACCTGATTGGCTAATCGCACACGGCTGAATACAGCTGATTGGCTAAATGTACCCGGTACAGAGGTCACAGTTTCACGTGATTGCTCATGACCAGGaagaacaaataataaatatcaaAACCACGCAGAAAGAAAATTCTGAACACAACGTTCAGAATTATTTGTTCTCAAATAGGTTTTACGAAAGCTGGAGATACCAGCTGAGCTCGCTTGCTATTCTTTGTGAATGCAGGTGAGGTTAGCCAGTATCAGGATTTGAGTTCAGTGTGTTAAACAGACGTCTAACATTTCTTTCATTGCAGTTCACAACCTGGTATTTAAGAAACAAGAAATCATGAAAACAACTTGAGGATAAAGACACTTTTACACCGTCTTACAAATGAACCGTCAACAGCAGAACCAGCACGATATTTGAGCTGCAtttttttgtgtgaaataaattgaaatacttCAAAATAATGATCTCTTCTTTACAGCGTCTTGTTGAGGCCctcgtttatttttttttgttgttaagtcAAGAtcatgatcattttaattatctCTCATGGCAAAAAAAAGAGTTTTgtagtatgtatttatatattgccCTTCATACAGGTTTTAACCACTTTACAGGacaaaatagtcaaatttataaaaactaaacaaacaaactaacacttCCAAAGAACATTACTCAAAGACAGTCTCATCCTTGTAAAAgtgccccatagtaaaagcacagcaaagggtattaaagcatggtaaagcactgagTAATCATAGCTGGCTGAATGAcctcattttatttgtaaatgttcttatgcaGATCAGTCACACTGTCTTCAGATTATTCAGCAACACCAACGAAAACATGATCTgcagaccactagatggcgcttgCTCCTACTTCTACAAAGACACAGTGCCTGTCTATGTAACATATCTATAGTAGACAGCTAgaattgataacaccgtgtaacaattttttttttttttggttcctgggtagtaagtgttatttcctaattgcttatgcctcaaaagtatagaaaatggctattattccccacaaactttgcttttgtgaccaggacagtgatattttgaaatttacctattttccagaacaatccagatagattcagtgctaaAGTAAACtttgagtaacttctagaactttctagaactgtccagtaatataaatagtagtataaatacaggggccttaagctgactaagtggatacatatctgcatttttctgagatggcatcaaggtcataggagacttcaaaatgatggcattcctgatgggtctccaaggtggttttaccaagtttccctgctatttttgcctttgggacagcagggacaccaaagcgcactaccacaggcgggactggccacagcggaccgagttctctgtggggaggaacaacgtcaagtgggagccactggtggacccccggaaggtgctgatgccaccactgcacatcaaattgggccttatgaaacaatttgtcagaggtCTAGATAAGGaatcggcagccttcaagtaccttcaagacttcttccctaagctgtctgaggcaaaggtcaaagccggtgtcttcgtcggaccacagataaagaagatcctggagtgcaatgaattcccaaagaagctcactagtaaggagaaagcggcttggatcagctttgtcgcagtggttcggggcttcctgggcaatcacaaggccgaaaactatgtggagctggttgagactctggtgaagaactacggcacaatgggctgtaggatgtccctcaaagcccatatccttgatgctcatcttgataaattcaaggagaacatgggagcgtactcggaggagcaaggcgagcgcttccaccaggatatactggactttgaacgccgctaccaaggacagtataacaagaacatgatgggagactacatttgggggctgattcatgaaagtgatttacagtataatcgtaaatctcgaaaaactactcacatctaaatcttttgtagtcatttttgtattactttagtataaatacatgttaattttctgactttatgtgaacgaaaagacacaaattcgcctgttttctcattcgaaataggtaaatttcaaaatatcactgtcctggtcacaaaagcaaagtttgtggggaataatagccattttctatacttttgaggcataagcaattaggaaataacacttactacccaggaacaaaaattgtgttacacagtgtaagCAGCTCATCAGCTGAACTGTCTGAGCTGCGTATGTTAACACCTGCCatcggaaatcacgttggaacctcgtgggactcctaggtcccagtctgaggttaTGTAGGTTATCTAGTTCCTTTTTGAATTCTACAACTTAATTTCGACAAAAGTAATTCAGGACCGAAAAAgataaagcaccttaacacagacgccaataaaaaaaaaaattgtggaaaTCTATGTGTGTCATTACACATTACAACCAACAGGTGGCGGGACTCtagttacagtattttaattacaGTTCCATCACAGACAACAGCGTAAAGGAATATctgctagaaagtgtcctgagggcatcagataattcgagggcatttgccaagcactcccacctttcacttccacaGCCAGGCAACTCTACAAAATTTACccaccctgaccctgaccctgacccaaccccaaccctgaccctaacccaaccccagccataaaacctaaccctaacccaatacctgaccctaaacctaaccaaTAAAATCATCTGATGctctcaggacactttctagtggaCATCTCTTTCCTGTCCAAATTATGTCAACAAGGAAGACATAGACATTATTAACCCATGAAGTGCCATTCCTATGAAGGACAGTTTACTTTGTAATGATAACgctccagtttctgtgttttgatCTTCATAACTGGTGTGGAATTCCACTACTCTGATTACAAGCACGTCTAACGTGACTTGCTGagggagacacttcttcacacagagagtggggaggggatggaatgggttacctagtcatgttgctgaaggagactcttcttcacacagagagtggtgaggggatggaatgggttacctagtcatgttgctgaaggagactcttcttcaaacagagagtggtgaggggatggaatgggttacctagtcatgttgttgaaggagacacttcttcacacagagagtggtgaggggatggaatgggttacctagt includes the following:
- the LOC117404171 gene encoding pyrin-like, whose protein sequence is MMEVLLKVLDELQEPEFRRLKSKLSELAVDEGYDRIPRGPLELASKEQVASLLLDYYPEDYAVELTQHALKAINKRRLCCDLVKHLAAARNTCFTVKPAEAIRNHSCHLSWVFRTVLLFTTWYLRNKKS